From a single Nicotiana tomentosiformis chromosome 2, ASM39032v3, whole genome shotgun sequence genomic region:
- the LOC138904859 gene encoding uncharacterized protein yields MNTVSTELLSGIAYTSNAHLVWEDLTERFDKIHRMRIFQLHRAIATLEQGTDSVSIYFTKLKSLWNEYDALAPTPNSKEYVKHLQQQRLLQFLNGLNDSYGQARRQILLKSEEPSIDQAYAMVIEDESQHAYSFGSVNDKTDPIAMQIGKNQNYRGHTKENCYKIIGYPEDFKGNKKFNTANNTRNQYGRGNGNHRGQFGCGTQQPFNAANNASASAQGTSGSDLQSTLAGKGPYFTEEQYMQILGLLNKETGDS; encoded by the exons ATGAATACTGTATCCACTGAGCTTCTTAGTGGAATTGCTTATACATCCAATGCACACCTTGTTTGGGAAGATTTGACAGAGAGATTTGACAAGATTCATCGCATGAGGATCTTTCAATTACATAGAGCCATAGCTACTCTAGAACAAGGTACTGACTCTGTCTCAATCTATTTCACTAAGCTGAAGAGCCTTTGGAATGAATACGATGCCCTAGCACCTACTCCCAATTCAAAAGAGTATGTTAAACATCTTCAGCAACAAAGGCTATTGCAATTCCTTAATGGCTTAAATGATTCTTATGGCCAAGCTAGAAGACAAATTCTATTGAAATCTGAAGAGCCTTCTATTGACCAAGCTTATGCCATGGTAATTGAGGATGAGTCACAACATGCTTATAGTTTTGGTTCTGTGAATGATAAAACTGATCCAATTGCTATGCAAATTGGTAAGAATCAGAATTACAGAG GGCATACAAAGGAAAATTGCTATAAAATTATTGGTTACCCGGAGGATTTTAAGGGAAACAAAAAGTTCAATACTGCTAACAATACTAGGAACCAATATGGTCGTGGGAATGGTAATCATAGAGGGCAATTCGGTTGTGGTACTCAACAGCCCTTTAATGCTGCTAACAATGCTTCTGCTTCAGCACAAGGCACTTCAGGAAGCGATCTGCAAAGTACTCTTGCTGGGAAGGGACCATACTTCACTGAGGAGCAGTACATGCAGATTCTAGGATTGCTGAACAAAGAAACTGGTGATAGTTAA